ACACTTTCAAACAATCAGTTTTATGAATTGGGAGTTGACTATATTGATAATTGCTTTCAATGGAAAAGGTTTGAGCAGCCTTACTTAAAATCTGAAACTACCTATGGAGGTAATTTGCCTGAGGGTTACACCACTGAAGTAAGTCTTCAATCCGATGGCTGGATTAAATCTCTATATGATCTTATGAGCGAAGGCGTTGTTCTATTAATTGATTATGGGATGAGTCAATCTGAATATTTACATCCCCAGCGAACTGATGGCACCCTGAAGTGTTTTTATAGACACAAATCAAACAATAATCCCTTTATTCAAATAGGGGATCAAGACATAACAGCTTCAGTTAACTTTACAGATATTTATAAAAGCTCGATTGATTCTGGCTTTAAGGTCGGTGGATATTCGACTCAGTCCATGTTTTTAATTTCAATGGGTATTGAGAGCTTCCTTGCTAATGAAGAGAATGAGGAAAACAAAATCAAGCTTGCTCAAGAAATAAAACAACTAGTGATGCCTGGGGCGATGGGTGAGGTTTTTAAAGTTATGGCTCTTACAAAGAAACAATCAGTAAAATTAGATGGCTTCAAAGAGCAGAACTTAACTGAAAGGCTATAAAAATTAATATGGATATTGTTCAAGCAATTACTTTAGCTTTCATTCAAGGTTTTACCGAATTTTTACCTATTTCATCTTCTGCGCATCTAATTGTCCTGCCAAAATTTTTAGATTGGCCTGATCAAGGCCTTGCTTTCGATGTCATTCTTCATTTTGCTACACTATGCGCTGTAGTTTTATACTATAGGTCGACTCTAGTTATGCTTGGAGCTGATTTTTTCTCTTCAGTTGCAAATAGAAGGATGCAAGGAGATTCATTGCTTGCTTGGGGCATTCTTCTAGGGACAATTCCAGTTGGAATAACTGGCCTTCTTTTTAATGACGCTATTGAGACACACCTTCGCAGTTTTGAGGTTGTTGCCTATGCAACCATTTTTTTTGGAATTATGCTTGGACTCTCTGATTGGGTTAACAGGTCTCTAGGCAAAAGTCGCGAAATGATTCAAGGTATGGATATTTTAGTTATAGGGTGCTTTCAGGCATTGGCATTAATACCAGGCACCTCACGCTCAGGCATTACAATTACTGCAGCTCTTTTCATAGGTCTTTCCAGAGGCTTGTCAATCAAATTTGCATTCCTTTTATCAATTCCAGTGATTATTCTTGCAACAATATTAAAAACAATTGATTTGTTCCAAGAGCCAAATCAAATTGACTGGCTCATTCTTTTAATTAGTTTTGTTGTTGCATTTCTAACTTCATATCTTACAATTGTTTTTTTTATTAGACTGGTAGAGAGAATTGGCTTTCTTCCATTTGTTGTTTATCGAATTCTTTTAGGAGCACTATTATTTCTAATCTAATGCCAGAGCCTATTTTTAGGAAAGATTATCGTCCCAGCAGTCACCTCATACTAACAACCGAGCTTGACTTTAATCTTGGAGACAAGGAGACGATCGTCTCATCTCGTATTGTCTTTTACAAGAACCCAGTTGTAAGTAATTCAGTTAATGAGCTATTCTTAAATGGAGAGTCACTAGAGCTGATATCAATTAAAGTGGACGGCTTGGATGTAAGTTATGAGCTAAAAGAGGATGGATTATTTTTGTTAAATCCGCCAGATGATTTTGTTTTAGAAGTTAAGGTTAGAATTCATCCAGAAAGCAAAACAGATTTAAATGGATTATATCAATCCAGTGGTAATTTCTGCACACAATGTGAAGCAATGGGCTTTAGACAAATTACCTATTACCTGGATAGACCTGATGTGCTTAGTGTCTTTACGACCAAGATCAATGCAAATCGAGAACACTATCCCGTTCTCCTAAGTAACGGAAACTTAATTGAAGAAACAAATAATCAAGCTATCTGGCATGATCCAGCCCCTAAACCTTGCTATTTGTTTGCTTTAGTTGCAGGCAAGTTAGATTTTCTTCAAGATGAATATATCACTTCAACAGGAAGAAAAGTTGACTTAAGAGTTTATGTTGAACCGCACAATATGCACAAAACTGCCTTCGCTATGGAGTCTTTAATTAAGGCATTTGAGTGGGATGAAAAAAGGTTTAATCTGAGTTATGATTTAGATATTTACATGATTGTTGCTGTGGATGATTTTAATATGGGAGCCATGGAAAATAAAGGTTTAAATATTTTTAATTCTGACTGTGTTCTGGCAAGCCAAGAGTCATCTACAGATTTAAGTTTTATTAGGATTGAATCCATTATTGGACATGAATATTTTCATAACTGGACTGGCAATAGAGTGACCTGCCGTGACTGGTTTCAATTGAGTTTAAAAGAGGGATTAACCGTCTTTAGAGATCAAGAGTTTTCTTCTGATTTAAGATCTCGCGCAATCCAAAGGATTACAGATGTTATTCAACTTAAGACTAGACAGTTTGCTGAAGATTCAGGGCCAATGGCTCACCCTGTTAGGCCAGAGTCATACATCGCAATGGATAATTTTTATACTTCAACAGTTTATGAAAAAGGCGCTGAAGTTATTCGCATGATCCATTCGATATTGGGAGAAGAGGGATTTCAAAGAGGGATGAAATTATATTTTGAAAGGCATGATGGGGACGCAGTAACTATAGATGATTTTGTAGAAAGCATGGCGAATGCAAATGATAAAAATTTTGAAAGTTTCATGCTTTGGTATTCACAAGCTGGGACCCCTGAAGTAAGTGTAGAGGATGACTATGATGAAAATAATCAAACTTATAGCGCCACCTTCACACAAAAAAATCAAAAAACACCCTACATGATTCCAAATCAGTTTGGGTTAATTGATAAAGATGGAGAAGAGATTGAATCTGGTCTTATCATTATTGATGAACTTGTTAAAACAATTTCATTTAATAATATAAAGAGTAAGCCAATTCCTTCATGGTTTCGAGGTTTTTCATCGCCAATTAAATTTAGCTCAGATCTTTCAATACAAAACAAAATATATCTTGCTTCATCTGATACTGACCCATTTAATCGTTGGGATAGTGCTCAAAGTTTATGGCTGGAGTACGTCCTTAATCCAGATCAAGTTATTGAGAAAGACTTATTTCAAATGATTAAAAATCTTTTTAATAATGAATCTGACTATTCACTCCTATCCGAAATGATTAGTCTGCCATCAGAGCAAATTATCCATCAAAATGTTGGAAAAATTAATGTCCAGGAAGTCCATAATCAGCGTAATCAGTCGATTCTTTCTATTGCGAGCACTTTTAAAGACGAGCTGTTGGAGTTGTATGATCAATTAAACACTCCTAAAGCTTTTGATTTATCGACACAATCGATAGGTGAAAGGGCACTCAAAAATAAATGCTTGAGTTATTTATCAAAACTGGGTGAATATGATATTGCTTATAAGCAATTCATTAAAGCAGAATGTATGACCGATCAGTTTGGCGCATTTCAGTGCCTTCTGGACTCTGAAAACCCTTATAGAGTTGATGTCATTACTCAGTTTTATAAGCAGCATCAGTCAGATGTTCAGGTGATGGATAAATGGTTTAGTACACAGTGTATTTCATCGGTTTCATCAGTAGAGAATGTTAGAAGCTTAATGCAGCATGAATTGTTCTCTATGACAAATCCAAATAGAATACGCTCAGTGATTGGCTCTTTCAGTCAAAATAGTATCCAATTTCATTGCCAAGAGGGTTATCAGCTTTTAACTGAGGTTATAATTGAGCTCGATCAACTAAACCCTCAGATTGCTGCAAGGTTTGCTGGAATTTATAACCATTGGAGAAGGTTTACAGCGCAATACTCTAAGCTTCAAGAGAGCCAACTCAATTCAATTATCCAGAGTGATAATCTTTCCAAGGATGTTTATGAGATTATTCATTCTGCGTTAAAAGGAAAAGCTTAATGTCCTATTTAAAAGCTAAACATTTGAGCGAATTAATGCTTTCAAAGCAATTTACTATTGCTTTAGCAGAGTCATGCACAGGCGGCTCATTATCGAGCTCTTTAACCTCAATTGCTGGTGCATCATCTTATTTTAATTGCGGCTTTATAACTTATAGTAATGAGTCAAAGGTCAAGATG
This sequence is a window from Candidatus Pseudothioglobus singularis PS1. Protein-coding genes within it:
- a CDS encoding class I SAM-dependent methyltransferase, with the protein product MSLEDIISKTIKDNNNPIGFDVFMNLALYHHQFGYYRSNKTIFGHKGDFITAPETSDLFGFCLARQCKQVLNNGNILEFGAGSGILAAQILFELGRQNSLPEKYFIIELSAQLKKTQQKTLKKALPEIYNRVEWLTELPSNFKGVVVANEVLDAFPVKRITLSNNQFYELGVDYIDNCFQWKRFEQPYLKSETTYGGNLPEGYTTEVSLQSDGWIKSLYDLMSEGVVLLIDYGMSQSEYLHPQRTDGTLKCFYRHKSNNNPFIQIGDQDITASVNFTDIYKSSIDSGFKVGGYSTQSMFLISMGIESFLANEENEENKIKLAQEIKQLVMPGAMGEVFKVMALTKKQSVKLDGFKEQNLTERL
- a CDS encoding undecaprenyl-diphosphate phosphatase — encoded protein: MDIVQAITLAFIQGFTEFLPISSSAHLIVLPKFLDWPDQGLAFDVILHFATLCAVVLYYRSTLVMLGADFFSSVANRRMQGDSLLAWGILLGTIPVGITGLLFNDAIETHLRSFEVVAYATIFFGIMLGLSDWVNRSLGKSREMIQGMDILVIGCFQALALIPGTSRSGITITAALFIGLSRGLSIKFAFLLSIPVIILATILKTIDLFQEPNQIDWLILLISFVVAFLTSYLTIVFFIRLVERIGFLPFVVYRILLGALLFLI
- the pepN gene encoding aminopeptidase N, with amino-acid sequence MPEPIFRKDYRPSSHLILTTELDFNLGDKETIVSSRIVFYKNPVVSNSVNELFLNGESLELISIKVDGLDVSYELKEDGLFLLNPPDDFVLEVKVRIHPESKTDLNGLYQSSGNFCTQCEAMGFRQITYYLDRPDVLSVFTTKINANREHYPVLLSNGNLIEETNNQAIWHDPAPKPCYLFALVAGKLDFLQDEYITSTGRKVDLRVYVEPHNMHKTAFAMESLIKAFEWDEKRFNLSYDLDIYMIVAVDDFNMGAMENKGLNIFNSDCVLASQESSTDLSFIRIESIIGHEYFHNWTGNRVTCRDWFQLSLKEGLTVFRDQEFSSDLRSRAIQRITDVIQLKTRQFAEDSGPMAHPVRPESYIAMDNFYTSTVYEKGAEVIRMIHSILGEEGFQRGMKLYFERHDGDAVTIDDFVESMANANDKNFESFMLWYSQAGTPEVSVEDDYDENNQTYSATFTQKNQKTPYMIPNQFGLIDKDGEEIESGLIIIDELVKTISFNNIKSKPIPSWFRGFSSPIKFSSDLSIQNKIYLASSDTDPFNRWDSAQSLWLEYVLNPDQVIEKDLFQMIKNLFNNESDYSLLSEMISLPSEQIIHQNVGKINVQEVHNQRNQSILSIASTFKDELLELYDQLNTPKAFDLSTQSIGERALKNKCLSYLSKLGEYDIAYKQFIKAECMTDQFGAFQCLLDSENPYRVDVITQFYKQHQSDVQVMDKWFSTQCISSVSSVENVRSLMQHELFSMTNPNRIRSVIGSFSQNSIQFHCQEGYQLLTEVIIELDQLNPQIAARFAGIYNHWRRFTAQYSKLQESQLNSIIQSDNLSKDVYEIIHSALKGKA